A genomic stretch from Candidatus Methylacidiphilales bacterium includes:
- a CDS encoding exostosin family protein, whose translation MTAARKETVLVFQTPWLTHVIENLVFLIGQKPGRRILILTCRKDKAPAGSEHPGALARLEKLDFVEILTEDAPARDSDCLILRLARGRFLWNGNLNAWAARSRRLGLLSDYYYFKEGLKVRAAELIYNFPYWLKADFVIFQAGASTRSPYFFLKTKVFHSPYIHPQYLSDTGLMELLFQSVLPELSRKFRLTFIGNENPEARCRILRDVEKVIQSFPDVVVHKNWHGELLAPDKRHVLWIEYGDHDAARGLSPAEYAGMLRESDFCLCPQGWDYWTHRVAESLLCGAVPILEHEWIYNLPLENDRNCLLAGADGWGNVVRKALVAPESVCRTMRSEAVGMASEYLNVSSMAAPLHELFAGPKL comes from the coding sequence ATGACGGCGGCACGGAAGGAAACAGTCCTTGTTTTTCAGACCCCGTGGCTTACTCATGTGATCGAAAATCTTGTTTTTTTGATCGGCCAAAAGCCCGGCCGCCGCATTTTGATTCTTACCTGCCGGAAAGACAAAGCGCCTGCAGGTTCGGAACATCCGGGCGCCCTGGCGCGCCTGGAGAAACTGGATTTTGTGGAAATTCTTACAGAAGATGCGCCCGCCAGAGATTCCGATTGCCTGATACTCAGGCTGGCCAGGGGTAGGTTCCTGTGGAACGGGAATTTGAATGCCTGGGCGGCCCGGAGCCGACGGCTGGGCCTTTTAAGCGACTACTATTACTTTAAAGAAGGCCTGAAAGTTCGTGCCGCAGAACTGATTTATAATTTCCCATATTGGCTTAAGGCGGACTTCGTAATATTCCAAGCCGGGGCCTCCACTCGAAGTCCTTATTTTTTCCTAAAGACAAAGGTCTTTCACAGCCCTTATATACATCCGCAATATCTGAGCGATACGGGTTTGATGGAGCTTCTGTTTCAGTCCGTGCTGCCGGAATTATCGCGCAAATTCCGGCTGACTTTCATCGGCAATGAGAATCCCGAAGCCAGATGCCGGATTCTCAGAGATGTGGAAAAAGTCATTCAATCATTTCCGGATGTTGTGGTTCATAAAAACTGGCACGGAGAGTTGCTGGCGCCGGATAAAAGGCATGTTCTTTGGATTGAATACGGAGATCATGATGCTGCAAGGGGCTTGAGTCCTGCGGAGTATGCAGGAATGCTGCGCGAGTCCGATTTTTGCCTTTGTCCGCAGGGCTGGGATTATTGGACTCACCGCGTTGCCGAGAGTTTGCTGTGTGGAGCAGTGCCGATTCTTGAGCACGAATGGATTTACAATTTACCGTTGGAGAATGATCGTAATTGCCTGCTGGCCGGGGCGGATGGATGGGGAAATGTGGTTCGAAAAGCGCTTGTCGCGCCGGAATCGGTCTGCCGTACCATGCGCTCAGAAGCGGTTGGCATGGCATCTGAGTATTTAAACGTGTCATCGATGGCGGCACCGTTGCATGAGCTATTTGCAGGGCCAAAATTATGA
- the asnB gene encoding asparagine synthase (glutamine-hydrolyzing), whose amino-acid sequence MCGIAGFFDAGLTRVESRSLLEGMLDRMRHRGPDGEGLYQDARIPVQFGMRRLGIIDLPGGTQPIWNERHDVAVIFNGEIYNYKELRVLLEGRGHHFKTQTDTEVLVHLYEESEDKLVGQLRGMFAFCILDLKKSRLLLARDHFGQKPLYYHVSPGHFAFASEIKALLALPFVGSTLNPEALPDYLTWHSLPAPATHFKEIQKLGPGEILAVSLAPFYAGKPQRYWRMEFGGSFGGIDYQTAIEMLDSALMDSTHRHMQADVPVGVLLSSGVDSCTLANYAYLSGKRNLSSFTVGFEDSDSELGGARKVSEMLGMQHFETVLKAKDLEESIDEVAWHLDEPVADPAAFAVLRICQLASRHVTVLFGGEGSDELLAGYGQRYAGISATLKRSDFLRKYLGLLVPPGRPFPTSRWDRMRKRISLNRAAELVSLRAEGLPGNFLHPACWNREQQEWFLERCNMYGGSICSQQPNPVQDAQMFDISWQLPEFLLQKADKMSMAASVELRCPFLDMEVAEIASRIPSEMLIDVKNGSGKLLLRSCLARRMPHAADTPKNGFAFALAYWLRGKLRPAVEHDLFCRDAAYRDYLDPLRVRKAWNRFLAGEELSHVFYSLWLYERWNKIRPRFQAHSGLSPHLSTDAETPSQGKTAEKPARIRVIVAPDYREANPYQQLLGNAMEQDGADLIYLKHYRRVLPLFRMVRLYPGALLHLHWPEAYYSARGGVHTFIRRLRFPLDLKLAGQKCRIILTAHNLWPHDTEVDAMVLRNMTLCYKNASAVIAHSPAAAGLVKDEFELPGERIFVIPHGDLSVAYGQPGSQREARRTLGFGNGKLCLMLGAVAPYKGIEEVVEWWKQYRPDVTLAIVGACGNPAYLAQLKKLADDTPSILLREGRLNDLEVATWLDAADAVLCNYRRILTSGAACLARSWGLPVLLPSRCHTVDLMEPHPLVLRYDDMDEHFDLVLSKAVSLGGDYELSKEWRQYTSWERVGAETRQVYEIVRDENT is encoded by the coding sequence ATGTGTGGAATAGCCGGATTTTTTGACGCCGGATTAACGCGCGTGGAATCGCGCAGCCTGCTGGAAGGCATGCTGGATCGGATGCGGCACCGCGGTCCGGATGGCGAAGGATTGTACCAGGATGCCCGCATCCCCGTTCAATTTGGGATGCGCAGGCTTGGAATCATCGATCTTCCGGGGGGAACCCAACCCATTTGGAATGAGCGGCATGATGTTGCGGTGATTTTCAACGGTGAAATTTACAACTACAAGGAATTGCGCGTGCTGCTTGAGGGGCGCGGGCATCATTTTAAAACACAAACGGACACTGAAGTCCTGGTGCATCTGTATGAAGAATCCGAAGACAAACTGGTTGGCCAGTTGCGCGGCATGTTTGCTTTTTGCATTTTGGACCTGAAAAAATCACGCTTGCTGCTCGCACGGGACCATTTTGGACAAAAGCCGCTTTATTATCATGTTTCTCCCGGGCACTTTGCCTTTGCTTCGGAAATCAAGGCGCTTCTTGCACTTCCGTTTGTCGGTTCCACGCTTAATCCCGAAGCCCTGCCTGATTATTTGACGTGGCATTCGTTGCCTGCGCCGGCCACGCATTTCAAGGAGATTCAAAAATTGGGTCCGGGTGAAATATTGGCCGTGTCTCTTGCTCCGTTTTATGCTGGCAAGCCGCAACGCTATTGGAGGATGGAGTTTGGCGGCTCCTTTGGTGGAATCGATTACCAGACAGCAATAGAAATGCTGGATTCGGCTCTCATGGACTCCACCCACCGCCATATGCAGGCGGATGTGCCGGTGGGCGTCTTGCTAAGCAGCGGTGTGGACAGTTGCACGCTTGCCAATTACGCCTATCTCAGCGGCAAGCGGAATTTGAGTTCCTTTACTGTGGGGTTTGAAGACAGCGATTCGGAACTGGGCGGCGCCAGAAAGGTTTCTGAAATGCTGGGCATGCAGCACTTTGAAACAGTTTTGAAAGCGAAGGATTTGGAGGAATCAATCGATGAGGTTGCATGGCATTTGGACGAACCGGTGGCGGACCCCGCGGCCTTTGCCGTCCTGCGCATCTGCCAGTTGGCCTCTCGGCATGTCACCGTGCTGTTTGGAGGCGAGGGCTCCGATGAATTGCTCGCCGGTTACGGGCAGCGCTATGCCGGAATTTCCGCAACATTGAAGCGTTCCGATTTTCTCCGGAAATATCTTGGTTTGCTCGTGCCGCCGGGCAGGCCGTTTCCAACGAGTCGCTGGGATAGAATGAGGAAGCGCATCAGCTTGAACCGGGCGGCCGAACTGGTGTCCCTCAGGGCGGAAGGGTTGCCTGGAAATTTTTTGCATCCAGCCTGCTGGAATAGAGAGCAGCAGGAATGGTTTTTGGAGCGATGTAATATGTATGGCGGGTCCATCTGCAGCCAACAGCCGAATCCCGTGCAGGATGCCCAGATGTTTGACATATCCTGGCAATTGCCGGAATTCCTGCTGCAGAAAGCGGACAAGATGAGCATGGCGGCATCCGTAGAATTGCGCTGCCCCTTTTTGGACATGGAAGTGGCGGAGATTGCGTCGCGAATTCCATCGGAAATGCTGATTGATGTGAAAAACGGCTCGGGCAAATTGCTGCTGCGTTCATGCCTGGCAAGACGCATGCCCCATGCCGCCGATACTCCCAAAAACGGCTTTGCTTTTGCGCTGGCTTATTGGTTGCGGGGCAAGCTCCGGCCCGCAGTTGAACATGATCTTTTCTGCAGGGATGCGGCCTATCGCGACTACCTGGATCCTCTAAGGGTGCGCAAGGCTTGGAACCGCTTTCTTGCGGGTGAGGAGCTTTCGCATGTTTTTTATTCCCTTTGGTTGTATGAACGTTGGAACAAAATCCGTCCGCGATTCCAAGCGCATTCAGGTCTTTCTCCACATTTGTCAACGGACGCCGAAACCCCCTCACAAGGCAAAACGGCGGAGAAACCCGCGCGGATTCGGGTGATTGTCGCGCCAGATTATCGTGAGGCCAATCCCTACCAACAACTGCTTGGGAATGCGATGGAACAGGATGGGGCCGATTTGATTTATTTGAAACATTATCGACGGGTACTTCCCCTTTTCCGCATGGTGCGGCTTTATCCCGGCGCCCTGCTTCATTTGCATTGGCCGGAAGCTTACTACAGCGCCCGCGGGGGAGTTCACACGTTCATACGGCGCTTGCGTTTTCCGCTCGATTTGAAGTTGGCCGGTCAAAAATGCCGGATCATTCTCACGGCCCACAACCTATGGCCGCATGACACGGAAGTGGATGCCATGGTCCTGAGAAACATGACGCTCTGCTATAAAAATGCATCCGCAGTGATCGCGCATTCGCCTGCCGCAGCCGGCCTTGTAAAAGATGAATTTGAATTGCCTGGCGAACGGATTTTTGTGATTCCGCACGGGGATCTGAGCGTTGCGTATGGCCAGCCCGGAAGCCAAAGGGAGGCCCGCCGTACGCTCGGATTTGGCAACGGGAAATTATGCCTGATGCTCGGGGCGGTTGCGCCTTACAAAGGAATAGAAGAAGTGGTCGAATGGTGGAAGCAGTACCGGCCGGACGTGACGCTGGCCATTGTTGGCGCTTGCGGAAACCCAGCCTACCTGGCGCAATTGAAAAAACTGGCCGACGATACGCCATCCATTCTGTTGCGGGAAGGTCGTTTGAATGACCTTGAAGTAGCCACATGGCTTGATGCCGCTGATGCCGTGCTGTGCAATTACCGGAGGATTCTGACTTCCGGCGCGGCATGCCTGGCGCGGTCCTGGGGACTTCCGGTCTTGCTGCCCAGCCGCTGCCATACGGTCGATTTGATGGAACCGCATCCGCTGGTTTTGCGCTATGACGATATGGATGAGCACTTTGACCTTGTTCTGTCGAAGGCCGTCTCTTTGGGGGGCGATTATGAGCTATCAAAAGAATGGCGTCAATATACCTCCTGGGAGCGCGTGGGGGCCGAAACCCGGCAGGTCTATGAAATTGTACGGGATGAAAACACATGA
- a CDS encoding class I SAM-dependent methyltransferase — MEPNEYEVMRSVEDIHWWYRGLRFLLLNALARHAGAATGAKLLDAGCGTGANYEAIRRFFPQIKPVGMDISPLALQYSAARVPGFFLQASVECLPFPEDTFEFIVSMDVLYHERVDPALALRDFFRVLKPGGALLLNLPAFSWLSGEHDRAVHAGRRFHPDRLADSLREAGFQVETMTCWNSLLLLPIWLWRRLDAWSNHDKPHSDLTPDNSWVNQILAWWIRIEVRLALKFGLPLGVSVFTVARKMPT, encoded by the coding sequence ATGGAACCCAATGAATACGAAGTCATGCGCTCCGTCGAGGACATCCATTGGTGGTACAGGGGCCTGCGCTTTTTGCTTCTCAACGCCCTTGCGCGCCATGCCGGCGCCGCCACCGGTGCGAAGCTGCTGGATGCCGGTTGCGGCACTGGCGCCAACTACGAGGCCATCAGACGTTTTTTCCCGCAAATAAAACCGGTGGGCATGGACATCAGTCCGCTTGCCTTGCAATATTCCGCCGCCCGTGTGCCCGGATTCTTCCTCCAGGCCTCGGTGGAATGCCTGCCGTTTCCGGAAGACACCTTTGAATTCATTGTTTCGATGGATGTCCTGTATCATGAAAGGGTGGATCCCGCGCTTGCACTGCGTGATTTTTTCCGCGTCCTTAAACCGGGAGGAGCCTTGCTGCTGAATCTGCCGGCTTTTTCCTGGCTCTCCGGCGAGCATGACCGCGCGGTCCACGCAGGCCGGCGCTTCCATCCGGACAGGCTTGCCGACTCCCTGCGTGAGGCCGGGTTTCAAGTTGAAACCATGACGTGTTGGAACAGCCTGCTGCTGCTCCCCATCTGGTTGTGGAGGCGTCTCGATGCATGGTCCAACCATGACAAACCCCATTCCGATTTGACTCCCGACAACTCCTGGGTCAATCAAATATTGGCATGGTGGATCCGGATCGAAGTTCGTTTGGCCTTGAAATTCGGCCTTCCGCTCGGAGTATCCGTCTTTACCGTGGCCAGAAAAATGCCAACTTGA